One genomic window of Prochlorococcus marinus str. NATL2A includes the following:
- a CDS encoding PAP/fibrillin family protein, whose amino-acid sequence MIKLSEFESAVDIPNQFERLMGVWELRWSSSKSPVLNYSPLLNNFQILDLDKSRALNFLSPKGFLGKLLSTNILAKLDIIDQKRINVTFEKAGIIGPQVFGKNMVFLSEIKTAQTGWLDTTVLTDKLRVCRGYKGTTFALLKREDLLIADFFNPINN is encoded by the coding sequence TTGATTAAATTATCGGAATTTGAATCTGCTGTAGACATACCAAATCAATTTGAGAGACTTATGGGTGTCTGGGAATTGAGGTGGAGTAGCTCGAAATCTCCTGTTCTAAATTATTCTCCGTTATTAAATAATTTTCAAATATTAGACCTAGACAAAAGCAGAGCACTTAACTTTCTGAGCCCTAAGGGATTTCTTGGCAAACTTTTATCGACTAATATCTTGGCAAAGTTGGATATTATTGATCAAAAACGCATAAACGTTACCTTTGAAAAAGCAGGGATAATAGGACCACAGGTGTTTGGTAAAAATATGGTCTTTTTATCGGAAATTAAAACAGCTCAAACGGGTTGGCTAGATACAACCGTTTTGACTGATAAATTGCGAGTATGTAGAGGCTATAAGGGGACAACGTTTGCGTTGCTAAAAAGAGAGGATCTTTTGATAGCCGATTTTTTTAATCCTATAAACAATTAA
- the nei gene encoding endonuclease VIII, with amino-acid sequence MPEGPEIRRAADKISKVLIGEEIIESNFYYERIKEKEEIVKNQNIKDITTRGKAMLIRFKNNWSMYSHNQLYGRWTVNLNTTKVKSRRALRVVFTTNKHAVRLWSATDIDLIPTDEENEHSFLKKIGPDVLSESCSLDLIEERLTSTSFHKKKASTLMLDQAFFAGLGNYLRSEILFDAKIHPDDRPFDLDKTKITQWAKSIKNISQLAYKTGGFTVSKSLADRNKENGEPRRSYRHAVFMRHQYECLNCKDRIERKWYGKRKVDYCPSCQIQRGKIKPTK; translated from the coding sequence ATGCCCGAAGGACCAGAGATTAGACGAGCTGCAGATAAGATAAGTAAAGTTTTAATTGGCGAAGAAATTATTGAAAGTAATTTTTACTATGAACGAATAAAGGAGAAAGAGGAGATAGTCAAAAACCAAAATATCAAAGACATAACAACTAGAGGAAAGGCAATGCTTATCCGATTCAAGAATAATTGGTCAATGTATAGCCATAATCAGTTATATGGAAGATGGACAGTAAATTTAAATACAACAAAAGTCAAATCAAGAAGAGCTCTTAGAGTAGTTTTCACAACAAATAAACATGCTGTTAGATTGTGGTCAGCGACAGATATTGATTTAATTCCAACAGATGAAGAGAATGAACATTCATTCTTAAAAAAAATTGGGCCTGATGTCCTGAGTGAATCTTGCAGTTTAGATTTAATAGAAGAAAGATTAACGTCAACAAGTTTCCATAAAAAGAAAGCCTCAACTTTGATGCTTGATCAGGCTTTCTTTGCTGGATTAGGTAACTATCTTCGCTCAGAAATCTTATTCGATGCAAAAATACATCCAGATGATAGACCGTTTGATCTTGATAAAACGAAAATTACCCAATGGGCAAAATCAATAAAAAACATCTCACAGTTAGCCTATAAAACTGGAGGTTTTACAGTCTCAAAATCATTAGCAGATAGAAACAAAGAGAATGGAGAGCCAAGAAGATCTTATAGACATGCTGTTTTCATGCGACACCAATATGAATGTTTAAATTGCAAGGATCGTATAGAAAGGAAATGGTATGGGAAAAGGAAAGTTGATTATTGTCCGAGCTGTCAAATTCAAAGAGGTAAAATCAAACCCACCAAATAA